The proteins below come from a single Vicugna pacos chromosome 13, VicPac4, whole genome shotgun sequence genomic window:
- the MFAP2 gene encoding microfibrillar-associated protein 2 isoform X2: MRAAYLFLVFLPGLLAQGQYDLDPLPPFPDHVQYTHYSDQIDNPDYYDYQEVTPRPPEEQFQFQSQQQVQQEVIPAPTLEPGNVETEPTEPGPLDCREEQYPCTRLYSIHKPCKQCLNEVCFYSLRRVYVVNKEICVRTVCAHEELLRADLCRDKFSKCGVMASSGLCQSVAIACARSCGGC, from the exons ATGAGAGCTGCCTACCTCTTCCTGGTATTTCTGCCTG GCCTGCTGGCTCAGGGCCAGTATGACCTGGACCCGCTGCCTCCATTCCCAGACCATGTCCAGTACACCCACTATAGCGACCAGATTG aCAACCCTGACTACTATGATTATCAAG AGGTGACTCCTCGGCCCCCCGAGGAGCAGTTCCAGTTCCAGTCCCAGCAGCAAGTACAGCAGGAAGTAATCCCAGCCCCCACCTTAG AACCAGGAAATGTAGAGACGGAGCCCACGGAGCCTGGGCCTCTGG ACTGCCGCGAGGAGCAGTACCCGTGTACCCGCCTCTACTCCATACACAAGCCTTGCAAACAGTGTCTCAACGAGGTCTGCTTCTACAG CCTCCGCCGCGTGTATGTCGTCAACAAGGAGATCTGTGTCCGCACAGTCTGTGCCCACGAGGAGCTCCTGCGAG CTGACCTATGCCGTGACAAGTTCTCCAAATGTGGCGTGATGGCCAGCAGCGGCCTGTGCCAGTCCGTGGCCATTGCCTGTGCTAGGAGCTGCGGGGGCTGCTAG
- the MFAP2 gene encoding microfibrillar-associated protein 2 isoform X1 — MRAAYLFLVFLPAGLLAQGQYDLDPLPPFPDHVQYTHYSDQIDNPDYYDYQEVTPRPPEEQFQFQSQQQVQQEVIPAPTLEPGNVETEPTEPGPLDCREEQYPCTRLYSIHKPCKQCLNEVCFYSLRRVYVVNKEICVRTVCAHEELLRADLCRDKFSKCGVMASSGLCQSVAIACARSCGGC; from the exons ATGAGAGCTGCCTACCTCTTCCTGGTATTTCTGCCTG CAGGCCTGCTGGCTCAGGGCCAGTATGACCTGGACCCGCTGCCTCCATTCCCAGACCATGTCCAGTACACCCACTATAGCGACCAGATTG aCAACCCTGACTACTATGATTATCAAG AGGTGACTCCTCGGCCCCCCGAGGAGCAGTTCCAGTTCCAGTCCCAGCAGCAAGTACAGCAGGAAGTAATCCCAGCCCCCACCTTAG AACCAGGAAATGTAGAGACGGAGCCCACGGAGCCTGGGCCTCTGG ACTGCCGCGAGGAGCAGTACCCGTGTACCCGCCTCTACTCCATACACAAGCCTTGCAAACAGTGTCTCAACGAGGTCTGCTTCTACAG CCTCCGCCGCGTGTATGTCGTCAACAAGGAGATCTGTGTCCGCACAGTCTGTGCCCACGAGGAGCTCCTGCGAG CTGACCTATGCCGTGACAAGTTCTCCAAATGTGGCGTGATGGCCAGCAGCGGCCTGTGCCAGTCCGTGGCCATTGCCTGTGCTAGGAGCTGCGGGGGCTGCTAG